Proteins found in one Fundidesulfovibrio terrae genomic segment:
- a CDS encoding formate dehydrogenase accessory protein FdhE: MDAVAGAFAALNEAAREIVSGDSSWPPYAEFDAEAFGAGTPLLAGLMSQDFEQFFLDSASVMLPAIQAGFPLAARFAVALNAALEDTPGVAVRLAAAVLSGDEKALDAAAEQVDIPAPALNFLLQEILRPCLRRASERLGKLAAGELWFKSHCPVCGSRPDMGYLKEKGDESEFLVSKAGMLWMHCSTCGHDWRFMRLVCPSCGQNDHERLEVLSVEGCPEERVHACTECKRYLPVADLTKWRGPFNPDLAPIGMVHLDILAQERGYIPLVRRPWNSFG, encoded by the coding sequence ATGGACGCTGTGGCCGGAGCCTTCGCCGCCTTGAACGAGGCCGCCAGGGAAATCGTGTCCGGGGATTCTTCCTGGCCGCCGTACGCCGAGTTCGACGCCGAGGCGTTCGGCGCGGGAACGCCGCTGTTGGCCGGGCTCATGTCCCAGGATTTCGAGCAGTTTTTTCTGGACTCCGCCTCTGTGATGCTCCCGGCCATCCAGGCGGGTTTTCCCCTGGCGGCCCGGTTCGCCGTGGCTTTGAACGCCGCCCTTGAAGATACTCCCGGAGTAGCCGTCCGGCTCGCCGCGGCGGTTCTCTCCGGCGACGAGAAGGCTCTGGACGCGGCGGCGGAGCAGGTGGACATCCCTGCTCCGGCCCTCAACTTCCTGCTGCAGGAGATCTTGAGGCCCTGCCTGCGCCGCGCCTCGGAACGCCTGGGCAAGCTGGCCGCTGGCGAGCTGTGGTTCAAGAGCCATTGCCCGGTTTGCGGTTCGCGTCCGGACATGGGCTATCTCAAGGAAAAGGGCGACGAGTCGGAATTTCTCGTCTCCAAGGCCGGAATGCTTTGGATGCACTGCTCCACGTGCGGTCACGACTGGCGGTTCATGCGTCTGGTCTGTCCTTCGTGCGGCCAGAACGACCACGAGCGCCTGGAGGTTTTGTCCGTCGAGGGATGCCCGGAGGAACGCGTCCATGCCTGCACCGAGTGCAAACGGTACCTGCCCGTGGCCGACCTGACCAAATGGCGCGGTCCGTTCAACCCTGATCTCGCCCCGATCGGGATGGTCCACCTCGATATCCTGGCCCAAGAGCGAGGGTATATCCCCCTGGTCCGCAGGCCCTGGAACAGCTTCGGCTGA